The following coding sequences lie in one Moritella viscosa genomic window:
- the obg gene encoding GTPase obg yields the protein MKFVDETLIKVEAGDGGSGCVSFRREKYVARGGPDGGDGGDGGHVYMIADENLNTLVDFRFVRFHKAERGENGRPKDQTGARGEDITLRVPVGTRVADDDTGEVIADLVMHGQRKMVAKAGFHGLGNTRFKSSVNRAPRQKTLGTPGEVRNLRLELMLLADVGLLGLPNAGKSTFIRAISAAKPKVANYPFTTLVPNLGVVSASPERSFVVADIPGLIEGASDGAGLGIRFLRHLERCRLMVHIVDLLPENMTDPAENAKVIVSELEKYSAKLAAKTCWLVFNKTDLVLDEEAEETIKAVVAAINWEGEVHTMSASSGVGTKDLVRAMMEQIESMPRPKIEMPIEDDGDVGFLWDEYHKDQIANHAVIEDSDDDEDWDDWDEEDDGHVIYARD from the coding sequence ATGAAATTTGTAGATGAAACCCTAATCAAAGTTGAAGCCGGTGATGGCGGTAGTGGTTGTGTAAGCTTCCGCCGTGAAAAATATGTTGCTCGTGGTGGCCCTGATGGTGGTGACGGCGGCGATGGCGGTCATGTATATATGATTGCAGATGAAAACTTAAATACGCTAGTCGATTTTCGTTTTGTCCGCTTCCATAAAGCGGAACGTGGTGAGAATGGTCGCCCTAAAGATCAAACTGGTGCTCGTGGTGAAGATATCACTTTACGTGTTCCTGTTGGTACGCGTGTAGCTGATGATGATACTGGTGAAGTTATTGCCGATCTTGTTATGCACGGTCAACGCAAAATGGTTGCTAAAGCTGGTTTCCACGGTTTAGGTAACACTCGTTTTAAAAGTAGTGTAAATCGAGCTCCTCGTCAAAAGACACTAGGTACACCAGGTGAAGTGCGTAACTTACGTTTAGAGCTTATGCTACTTGCTGACGTTGGTTTATTAGGTTTACCAAATGCTGGTAAGTCTACTTTCATTCGTGCGATTTCTGCTGCGAAACCAAAAGTTGCAAACTACCCGTTTACAACATTAGTACCTAACCTAGGTGTAGTAAGTGCAAGCCCAGAGCGTAGCTTCGTGGTTGCCGATATCCCAGGTCTTATTGAAGGTGCTTCTGATGGTGCTGGTCTAGGTATCCGTTTCTTACGTCACTTAGAACGTTGTCGTCTAATGGTTCACATTGTTGACCTATTACCTGAGAACATGACTGATCCAGCTGAAAACGCAAAAGTTATTGTTAGCGAACTGGAAAAATACAGTGCTAAGCTAGCAGCTAAAACATGTTGGTTAGTATTTAACAAAACCGATCTTGTATTAGATGAAGAAGCTGAAGAAACAATTAAAGCGGTTGTGGCTGCGATTAATTGGGAAGGCGAAGTTCATACTATGTCTGCTTCAAGTGGTGTTGGTACCAAAGACCTTGTCCGCGCTATGATGGAACAGATTGAGTCTATGCCGCGTCCTAAGATCGAAATGCCGATTGAAGATGATGGCGATGTTGGTTTCTTATGGGATGAATACCATAAAGACCAAATTGCTAATCACGCCGTTATTGAAGACAGCGATGATGATGAAGATTGGGATGATTGGGACGAAGAAGATGATGGCCACGTTATCTATGCTCGTGACTAA
- a CDS encoding putative transporter, with protein sequence MNTASQSTSASTNTSAFATLMEKLFKLKAHNTTIKTEVMAGLTTFVTMAYILFVNPDIMSIAGMDYQAVFVATALSAAIGCIFMGLYANWPVGLAPGMGLNAFFTFAVVKGMEYTWEVALGAVFISSVVFVIMSVTKLRGWIIDSIPSSLRYAMTAGVGLFLGIIGLKAAGIITASPATLVTLGNFHDPKVILGSLSFLIIAILATRKVFGAVLIGIVITTAISAFMGLISLPEQVASLPTGLSKTFMKMDVMGALDVSMVSIILAFLFVNMFDTAGTMIGVAEKSDMYNKDGKIENLNKALTADSIASVAGAVIGCPPVTTYIESNAGIAEGGRTGLTAVVVGLLFLTAMFFAPIAQIVPSYATAGALIYVAFLMVGSLHKVNWDEFTDYVPAAITAIMMPLTYSIADGIILGFLSFAIIKHATGRSADVSLGMNVLAVVFIAKLVFI encoded by the coding sequence ATGAATACCGCAAGTCAATCTACCTCTGCTTCAACTAACACTTCTGCTTTTGCAACTTTGATGGAAAAGTTGTTTAAGTTAAAAGCACATAATACGACGATAAAAACAGAAGTAATGGCAGGTTTAACCACTTTTGTCACCATGGCTTATATTCTATTTGTTAATCCTGATATTATGTCGATTGCGGGCATGGATTACCAAGCGGTATTCGTTGCAACAGCACTCAGTGCAGCCATTGGTTGTATCTTCATGGGTCTTTATGCTAACTGGCCTGTTGGTCTAGCACCGGGCATGGGGCTTAACGCTTTTTTCACCTTCGCGGTTGTAAAGGGGATGGAATATACGTGGGAAGTTGCATTAGGCGCGGTATTTATTTCAAGCGTTGTATTTGTCATCATGAGTGTGACTAAACTACGCGGTTGGATCATCGACAGTATTCCAAGCAGCTTACGCTACGCAATGACTGCGGGTGTTGGTTTATTCTTAGGTATCATTGGTTTAAAAGCAGCTGGCATTATCACAGCGAGCCCTGCAACGTTAGTTACACTGGGTAACTTTCATGATCCTAAAGTTATCTTAGGTTCACTCAGCTTCTTAATTATCGCCATCTTAGCAACACGTAAAGTATTCGGTGCGGTATTAATTGGTATTGTTATTACCACTGCAATCAGTGCGTTTATGGGGTTGATCAGCTTACCTGAGCAAGTAGCATCACTACCAACTGGCTTATCAAAAACATTCATGAAAATGGACGTAATGGGTGCGTTAGACGTATCTATGGTCAGTATTATTCTCGCATTCCTATTTGTAAACATGTTTGACACAGCCGGTACCATGATTGGTGTCGCTGAAAAATCAGACATGTATAACAAAGATGGCAAAATCGAAAACCTAAACAAAGCATTAACAGCAGACAGTATCGCAAGTGTTGCGGGTGCGGTAATTGGTTGCCCACCAGTAACAACATACATTGAAAGTAATGCGGGTATTGCTGAAGGTGGTCGCACGGGCTTAACGGCGGTTGTTGTTGGTCTACTATTCTTAACCGCGATGTTCTTTGCACCGATTGCACAGATTGTTCCAAGCTATGCAACGGCGGGTGCATTAATCTACGTTGCTTTCCTCATGGTTGGCAGTTTGCATAAAGTGAACTGGGATGAATTCACAGATTACGTACCAGCTGCGATCACAGCAATTATGATGCCGCTAACGTATTCAATCGCAGATGGCATCATCTTAGGTTTCTTATCATTCGCGATCATCAAGCATGCAACAGGTCGCTCTGCAGATGTATCGTTAGGTATGAATGTATTAGCTGTGGTATTTATTGCGAAATTAGTATTCATCTAA
- a CDS encoding transcriptional regulator, ArsR family: protein MPKLEPQCCPEPQCSAALPALDDKHIASLAHLFHLLGDEGRIRLVLACMGGPVAVSELSAVTGMSQSLTSHHLRHLREARILRSERQGKQILYRLDDHHIRHVVHDLACHVTEHA from the coding sequence ATGCCAAAATTAGAACCTCAATGTTGCCCAGAGCCACAGTGTAGTGCAGCGCTACCCGCGTTAGATGATAAACATATCGCATCATTGGCCCATTTATTTCACTTATTAGGGGACGAGGGACGTATACGTTTAGTGCTTGCCTGCATGGGGGGACCTGTGGCTGTGTCTGAGCTATCTGCGGTAACGGGCATGTCACAATCGCTAACCAGCCATCATTTACGTCATTTACGTGAAGCGCGTATTTTACGCTCTGAACGTCAAGGTAAACAAATCCTTTATCGATTGGATGATCACCATATTCGTCATGTGGTACATGATCTTGCTTGCCACGTGACTGAGCATGCATAA